One Deinococcus grandis DNA window includes the following coding sequences:
- a CDS encoding SDR family oxidoreductase, whose amino-acid sequence MTTVLITGGSRGIGAATARLAAQAGYAVGLSYRQDAQAAAGIVREIEAMGGRALAVQADVGNPDDVERLFETTQTGLGGLHALVNNAGTLERQARVDELDSARLQRVLTTNVVGAFLCAGAAVRRLSTRHGGPGGVIVNVSSRAAVLGSGGEYVDYAASKGAVDTLTVGLAREVAAEGVRVCGVRPGLIETDIHALGGEPGRVARLAGSVPLGRGGTPDEVAQAILWLLSPQAAYVTGTTLDVSGGR is encoded by the coding sequence ATGACCACCGTCCTCATCACGGGTGGCAGCCGGGGCATCGGGGCGGCCACCGCCCGCCTCGCCGCCCAGGCCGGATACGCGGTCGGCCTCAGCTACCGCCAGGACGCGCAAGCCGCTGCCGGAATCGTCCGGGAGATCGAGGCCATGGGTGGCCGCGCGCTGGCCGTGCAGGCCGACGTGGGCAACCCCGACGACGTGGAACGCCTCTTCGAAACCACCCAGACCGGACTGGGTGGCCTGCACGCCCTGGTCAACAACGCCGGGACGCTGGAACGGCAGGCGCGCGTGGACGAACTCGACTCCGCCCGCCTCCAGCGGGTGCTCACCACCAACGTGGTCGGCGCGTTCCTCTGCGCGGGCGCCGCCGTCAGGCGACTCTCCACCCGGCACGGCGGGCCGGGCGGCGTGATCGTGAACGTCTCCTCCCGCGCGGCCGTCCTCGGCTCGGGCGGCGAGTACGTCGACTACGCCGCCTCGAAGGGCGCGGTGGACACCCTGACCGTCGGCCTGGCCCGCGAGGTCGCCGCCGAGGGCGTCCGCGTGTGCGGCGTCCGCCCCGGCCTGATCGAGACCGACATCCACGCGCTGGGCGGCGAACCGGGCCGCGTGGCGCGGCTCGCGGGCAGCGTCCCCCTGGGGCGCGGCGGCACGCCCGACGAGGTCGCGCAGGCCATCCTCTGGCTGCTGTCCCCGCAGGCGGCGTACGTGACCGGCACCACCCTCGACGTCAGTGGGGGCCGCTGA
- a CDS encoding ribonuclease H family protein, whose amino-acid sequence MNQAFVDASWQEQSGPDGLARGVGGWGLVLLRPGTLPARFQGQLLAPDNNAAEVRAVLEAVRAAPAGEALTVHTDNQAVIASVGRGRGPALLDEDAREVHAEALARGVTLRVVYAPRTRRHMQSAHDLANDARRGTGAAGLLGVQSDVLIEQRPAQPEARVSLRRPGERVTAHVPLDLSSDVPPSAQALLAAVGLALPGEALLIRRASRVAQALWQRPERALRPAAQAQLHHARRAADENGVQVDFLGVS is encoded by the coding sequence GTGAATCAGGCGTTCGTGGATGCCAGCTGGCAGGAACAATCCGGTCCCGACGGCCTTGCGCGCGGCGTGGGCGGCTGGGGGCTGGTGCTGCTGCGCCCCGGCACGCTCCCCGCGCGGTTCCAGGGGCAACTGCTCGCGCCGGACAACAACGCCGCCGAGGTCCGCGCGGTGCTGGAGGCCGTCCGGGCCGCGCCCGCCGGGGAGGCCCTGACCGTGCACACCGACAATCAGGCGGTGATCGCGTCGGTCGGTCGGGGGCGCGGCCCGGCGCTGCTGGACGAGGACGCCCGCGAGGTGCACGCCGAGGCCCTGGCGCGCGGCGTGACCCTGCGGGTCGTGTACGCGCCCCGCACGCGCCGCCACATGCAGAGCGCGCACGATCTGGCGAACGACGCGCGGCGCGGCACGGGCGCGGCCGGGCTACTGGGCGTGCAGTCGGACGTGCTGATCGAGCAGCGGCCCGCGCAGCCCGAGGCGCGCGTCAGCCTGCGCCGCCCCGGCGAGCGCGTCACCGCGCACGTCCCGCTGGACCTGAGTTCCGACGTGCCGCCCAGCGCGCAGGCCCTGCTGGCCGCCGTGGGTCTCGCGCTGCCCGGCGAGGCGCTGCTGATCCGCCGCGCCAGCCGCGTCGCGCAGGCCCTCTGGCAGCGCCCCGAGCGCGCCCTGCGGCCCGCCGCGCAGGCCCAGTTGCACCACGCCCGCCGCGCCGCCGACGAGAACGGCGTGCAGGTGGACTTCTTGGGCGTCAGCTGA
- a CDS encoding VOC family protein produces the protein MLTLHPYLGFGGQAREALEFYRSCLGGTLDLMTVADSPVAAQIPAHMQAFILHGSLTSGPLILNASDMTEDVGRTHSVTLALQSDDLEHARQVFDALAQGGTVTHPLSPSFWEGMFGQLTDRYGHHWMMNVIPQPQTNGQD, from the coding sequence ATGCTCACCCTGCACCCCTACCTCGGCTTTGGCGGTCAGGCCCGCGAGGCCCTGGAGTTCTACCGGTCCTGCCTGGGTGGCACCCTGGACCTCATGACCGTCGCGGACTCCCCGGTCGCCGCACAGATCCCGGCGCACATGCAGGCGTTCATCCTGCACGGCAGCCTCACCAGCGGCCCCCTGATCCTGAACGCCTCGGACATGACCGAGGACGTGGGCCGCACCCACAGCGTCACCCTGGCTCTCCAGAGCGACGACCTCGAACACGCCCGGCAGGTCTTCGACGCGCTGGCGCAGGGCGGCACCGTCACCCACCCCCTGAGCCCCTCGTTCTGGGAAGGGATGTTCGGGCAGCTCACCGACCGTTACGGGCACCACTGGATGATGAACGTCATCCCGCAACCCCAGACGAACGGCCAGGACTGA
- the pyrE gene encoding orotate phosphoribosyltransferase, whose amino-acid sequence MTHADPTSLDILDLYRQAGAYHEGHFLLASGRHSPKFLQSTTVLQYPQYTEQIGRALAGALRGAGIDAQLVIGPAMGGVVLAYETARHYGTRAIFAEKDGQGGMKIREAFTLQPGETFVAVEDVLTTGGSVLKAVRAAEAAGGRCVGIACIVDRRADGGDLQGYPLVALTRLVFDTYPPDAVPAWLAALPLQEI is encoded by the coding sequence ATGACCCACGCCGACCCCACCAGCCTCGACATTCTCGACCTGTACCGCCAGGCCGGCGCGTACCACGAGGGGCACTTCCTGCTCGCCTCGGGCCGCCACAGCCCCAAGTTCCTGCAGAGCACCACCGTCCTCCAGTACCCGCAGTACACCGAGCAGATCGGCCGCGCGCTGGCCGGCGCGCTGCGCGGCGCAGGCATCGACGCGCAGCTGGTCATCGGTCCGGCCATGGGCGGCGTCGTCCTCGCCTACGAAACCGCCCGGCACTACGGCACCCGCGCGATCTTCGCCGAGAAGGACGGGCAGGGCGGCATGAAGATCCGCGAGGCCTTCACCCTGCAGCCCGGCGAGACCTTCGTCGCCGTCGAGGACGTCCTCACGACCGGCGGGAGCGTCCTGAAGGCCGTGCGCGCCGCCGAGGCCGCCGGGGGCCGCTGCGTGGGCATCGCGTGCATCGTGGACCGCCGCGCCGACGGCGGCGACCTCCAGGGCTACCCCCTGGTCGCCCTGACCCGGCTGGTGTTCGACACCTACCCCCCGGACGCGGTGCCCGCATGGCTGGCCGCGCTGCCCCTGCAGGAGATCTGA
- a CDS encoding YdeI/OmpD-associated family protein — protein MPTFTATLTLHGKTATGLSVPEHVITELNSGRRPPVHVTLNGTYSYRSTLGVMGGQTLLPVSAEHRAAAGLNAGDTVTVTLTPDAAPREVTLPTDLQSALDAQPGARDAFSRLSPSRQREHARQVETARADATRTRRIQAVLASLTHT, from the coding sequence ATGCCCACGTTCACCGCCACCCTGACCCTGCACGGCAAGACCGCCACCGGCCTGAGCGTCCCCGAGCACGTCATCACGGAACTGAACTCGGGCCGCCGCCCGCCCGTCCACGTCACCCTGAACGGCACGTACAGCTACCGCTCCACCCTGGGCGTCATGGGGGGGCAGACCCTGCTGCCCGTCAGTGCCGAACACCGCGCCGCTGCCGGTCTGAATGCCGGGGACACCGTGACCGTCACCCTGACGCCCGACGCGGCCCCGCGCGAGGTGACCCTCCCCACCGACCTGCAATCCGCCCTCGACGCGCAGCCCGGCGCCCGGGACGCTTTCAGCCGACTCAGCCCCAGCCGCCAGCGGGAACACGCCCGGCAGGTCGAGACGGCCAGGGCAGACGCGACCCGCACCCGCCGCATTCAGGCCGTCCTGGCCAGCCTCACGCACACCTGA
- a CDS encoding molybdopterin oxidoreductase family protein, whose amino-acid sequence MTAPDSLSRDVLLTCPLDCPDACRLKVTVGRDAPGGPERMLKVTGDAAHPVTKGFACAKTVHYPARANHPDRPLYPLKRVNAKTEAEPVWARVTWDEALHDIAARLRTLLDTRGPGSILRYNYAGTMGLMEGTHVHALFRALGAPELDETICATAGTEAWSLGYGTRFGVDPADVAHARLIVLWGINSLSTNSHLTPHLTAARKAGARIVCVDPYRNRTAAFADEHLKIIPGTDAALALGVMHELFAHGWTDEAYIAEATTGIDELREAAREWTPERTAGVTGLDADVIRAFARAVGTTRPTYFRVGYGMTRHEHGGTNLRAVTLIPALTGDWRHRGGGCTLSTSGAFRLNRARLGAAHLIRPDAARVNMNEYAAALRPERGFGATFIYNCNPAVVAPDAGRVRAGLQREDLLVVVLEQAMTETARLADYLLPATTFAEHADVYTSYGHHWLGYNPATLDAPGEAKPNSWVFQELARRLGVTEPSVYWTVDDLLAELLTSDHPLVAGITPQRLKAEGSVRLNLPDGFLPYAHGAETPSGKVQLSPAPAHREPLAALNAEYPVRLLTPPAHHFLNSTYGNLANLNRAEGGEPHLLLHPSDAQASGVTDGALATLTSEVGSVQRRVKVTDAAQPGAAILEGTWWGLSAPDGRSINELTAQTLTDLGGGSTFHNTRIRIEPAQG is encoded by the coding sequence ATGACCGCGCCCGATTCCCTTTCGCGTGATGTGCTGCTGACCTGCCCGCTGGACTGTCCGGACGCCTGCCGCCTGAAGGTGACGGTGGGCCGCGACGCGCCGGGCGGGCCGGAGCGGATGCTGAAGGTGACGGGCGACGCCGCGCACCCGGTGACAAAGGGCTTCGCGTGCGCCAAGACGGTGCATTACCCGGCCCGCGCGAACCACCCGGACCGGCCGCTGTACCCGTTGAAACGCGTGAACGCGAAGACGGAGGCCGAGCCGGTCTGGGCGCGCGTGACCTGGGACGAGGCGCTGCACGACATCGCCGCGCGCCTGCGGACGCTGCTGGACACGCGCGGGCCGGGCAGCATCCTGCGGTACAACTACGCGGGCACCATGGGCCTGATGGAGGGCACGCACGTGCACGCGCTGTTCCGCGCGCTGGGCGCCCCGGAACTCGACGAGACGATCTGCGCCACGGCGGGCACCGAGGCCTGGAGCCTGGGCTACGGCACGCGCTTCGGGGTGGACCCGGCGGACGTGGCGCACGCGCGGCTGATCGTGCTGTGGGGCATCAATTCCCTGAGTACGAACAGTCACCTGACGCCGCACCTGACGGCGGCGCGCAAGGCCGGGGCGCGGATCGTGTGCGTGGACCCGTACCGCAACCGCACGGCGGCCTTCGCGGACGAGCACCTGAAGATCATTCCCGGCACGGACGCCGCGCTGGCGCTGGGCGTGATGCACGAGCTGTTCGCGCACGGCTGGACGGACGAGGCGTACATCGCCGAGGCGACCACCGGCATCGACGAACTGCGTGAGGCGGCCCGCGAGTGGACCCCGGAACGCACCGCCGGGGTGACGGGGCTGGACGCGGACGTGATCCGTGCCTTCGCCCGCGCGGTCGGCACGACGCGCCCCACGTACTTCCGGGTGGGGTACGGCATGACCCGCCACGAGCACGGCGGCACGAATCTCCGTGCCGTGACGCTGATCCCGGCGCTGACGGGCGACTGGCGGCATCGGGGTGGGGGCTGCACCCTGAGCACCAGCGGCGCGTTCCGGCTGAACCGCGCCCGGCTGGGGGCCGCGCACCTGATCCGCCCGGACGCGGCGCGCGTGAACATGAACGAGTATGCCGCCGCCCTGCGCCCGGAACGGGGCTTCGGGGCCACGTTCATCTACAACTGCAACCCGGCGGTCGTCGCCCCGGACGCCGGGCGGGTCCGCGCGGGCCTGCAACGCGAGGACCTGCTGGTCGTCGTGCTGGAGCAGGCCATGACCGAGACGGCGCGGCTGGCCGACTACCTGCTGCCCGCCACCACCTTCGCCGAGCATGCCGACGTGTACACCAGCTACGGGCACCACTGGCTGGGGTACAACCCCGCCACGCTGGACGCCCCCGGCGAGGCGAAACCGAACTCCTGGGTGTTCCAGGAACTCGCGCGCCGCCTGGGCGTCACCGAGCCCAGCGTGTACTGGACGGTGGACGACCTGCTGGCCGAGCTGCTGACCAGCGACCACCCCCTCGTGGCAGGCATCACCCCGCAGCGCCTGAAGGCCGAGGGCAGCGTCCGCCTGAACCTCCCCGACGGGTTCCTGCCGTACGCGCACGGCGCGGAGACGCCCAGCGGGAAGGTGCAGCTCAGCCCGGCGCCCGCCCACCGCGAACCCCTGGCCGCTCTGAACGCCGAGTACCCGGTGCGGCTGCTCACGCCGCCCGCGCATCACTTCCTGAACAGCACGTACGGGAATCTGGCGAATCTGAACCGCGCCGAGGGGGGGGAACCGCACCTGCTGCTGCACCCGAGTGACGCGCAGGCGTCCGGCGTGACCGACGGGGCGCTCGCCACGCTGACCAGCGAGGTCGGCAGCGTGCAGCGCCGCGTGAAGGTCACGGACGCCGCCCAGCCCGGCGCGGCCATCCTGGAGGGGACGTGGTGGGGCCTCAGCGCGCCGGACGGGCGCAGCATCAACGAACTCACCGCGCAGACCCTGACGGACCTGGGGGGTGGGAGCACCTTCCACAACACCCGCATCCGCATCGAACCCGCTCAGGGCTGA
- a CDS encoding DUF1801 domain-containing protein: protein MTTPDPVTERIEALTDWRGDTLRRVRGLIREALPGVQESVKWAKATSPGVPVWEHAGIVCTGESYARAVKLTFPRGASLPDPAGLFNASLDGNARRAIDLTEGATLDEAAFRDLIRAAAAANEQAQAARKKPRRT, encoded by the coding sequence GTGACGACTCCCGACCCCGTGACCGAGCGCATCGAGGCCCTGACGGACTGGCGTGGCGACACCCTGCGCCGCGTGCGGGGTCTGATCCGGGAGGCGCTGCCAGGCGTGCAGGAGAGCGTGAAGTGGGCCAAGGCGACCTCGCCCGGCGTGCCCGTGTGGGAGCACGCGGGCATCGTCTGCACCGGCGAGTCCTACGCGCGGGCCGTGAAACTCACGTTCCCGCGCGGGGCCAGCCTGCCCGACCCGGCCGGACTGTTCAACGCCAGCCTGGACGGGAACGCCCGCCGCGCCATCGACCTGACCGAGGGGGCCACGCTGGACGAGGCGGCCTTCCGGGACCTGATCCGCGCCGCCGCCGCCGCGAACGAGCAGGCGCAGGCGGCCCGGAAGAAGCCCCGCCGGACCTGA
- a CDS encoding Type 1 glutamine amidotransferase-like domain-containing protein — MKLLLTSGGVTNASIHAALVELLGKPVSECRALCIPTAQHGHPWCTPESAWRFVAGHSPAPMTDLGWASVGLLELLALPHRPRDRWEAWVRAADVLLVDGGDAAFLTHWLRQSGLADLLPELEGTVWVGVSAGSMALTPRIGSQFLSWPGTDGDDRGLGLVDVSIFPHLNYPDFPDNRMANAKAWAAQIGGPAYALDDQSALRIVDGVTEVISEGEWRAFP, encoded by the coding sequence ATGAAACTGCTGCTGACCTCCGGCGGCGTCACAAACGCCAGCATCCACGCCGCGCTCGTCGAACTGCTCGGCAAGCCCGTCTCGGAGTGCCGCGCGCTGTGCATCCCCACCGCGCAGCACGGACACCCCTGGTGCACCCCCGAGAGCGCGTGGCGCTTCGTCGCCGGACACAGCCCCGCCCCGATGACCGACCTGGGCTGGGCCAGCGTGGGCCTGCTGGAACTCCTCGCCCTGCCCCACCGACCCCGCGACCGCTGGGAGGCGTGGGTGCGCGCCGCCGACGTGCTGCTCGTGGACGGCGGCGACGCGGCCTTCCTGACCCACTGGCTACGGCAGTCCGGGCTGGCCGACCTGCTCCCCGAGCTGGAAGGCACCGTCTGGGTGGGCGTGAGTGCGGGCAGCATGGCCCTCACCCCCCGCATCGGTTCGCAGTTCCTGTCCTGGCCCGGCACGGACGGCGACGACCGCGGGCTGGGCCTCGTGGACGTCTCGATCTTCCCGCACCTGAACTACCCCGACTTCCCCGACAACCGCATGGCGAACGCCAAGGCGTGGGCCGCGCAGATCGGCGGACCCGCCTACGCGCTGGACGACCAGAGCGCCCTGCGGATCGTGGACGGCGTGACTGAAGTCATCTCGGAAGGGGAGTGGCGGGCGTTCCCGTGA
- a CDS encoding VOC family protein — MRAVTPFLMFQGEAAPALTLYLTLPGARLLHRQDTPERRVQLAELDLSGQRVRVTDSPIPHAFTFTPSMSLFLDCDTREEFDRVCDTLGAGGAYLMPPDDYGFSLRFAWLNDPHGVSWQVNLPHAP, encoded by the coding sequence ATGCGCGCCGTCACCCCGTTCCTGATGTTCCAGGGCGAAGCCGCGCCCGCCCTGACGCTGTACCTCACCCTGCCCGGCGCGCGCCTCCTGCACCGCCAGGACACCCCGGAAAGGCGCGTGCAGCTGGCCGAACTGGACCTGAGCGGGCAGCGCGTGCGCGTCACCGACTCGCCCATCCCGCACGCGTTCACGTTCACGCCGTCCATGTCCCTGTTCCTCGACTGCGACACCCGCGAGGAATTCGACCGGGTGTGCGACACGCTCGGCGCAGGCGGCGCGTACCTGATGCCCCCGGACGACTACGGCTTCAGCCTCCGCTTCGCGTGGCTGAACGATCCGCACGGCGTGTCCTGGCAGGTCAACCTGCCCCACGCGCCATGA
- a CDS encoding VUT family protein — MTHAPKAALPLLLIALYALSILLANLTLNTFIPLPVYGLLSVGTIFFAAVFTLRDRIHRAGGLNAVYIAIAAALIVNTVVALLTGTPWRFVGASFLAILAGELADTAVYQRLMGRSWWTRVLASNAVSVPLDSVLFNLLAFWGDMPPAQIAQIIFADVVIKYLIAALFAIRVRHAARTA; from the coding sequence ATGACCCATGCACCCAAGGCGGCGCTGCCGCTGCTGCTGATCGCCCTGTACGCCCTGAGCATCCTGCTGGCGAACCTGACGCTGAACACCTTCATTCCGCTGCCCGTGTACGGCCTGCTGAGTGTCGGCACGATCTTCTTCGCGGCGGTGTTCACGCTGCGTGACCGCATCCACCGCGCGGGCGGCCTGAACGCCGTGTACATCGCCATCGCGGCGGCGCTGATCGTGAACACGGTCGTCGCCCTGCTCACGGGCACCCCGTGGCGCTTCGTTGGCGCCAGTTTCCTGGCGATCCTGGCCGGGGAACTCGCGGACACCGCCGTGTACCAGCGCCTCATGGGACGCAGCTGGTGGACCCGCGTGCTGGCCAGCAACGCCGTGAGCGTCCCGCTGGACAGCGTGCTGTTCAACCTGCTGGCCTTCTGGGGCGACATGCCGCCCGCGCAGATCGCGCAGATCATCTTCGCGGACGTCGTGATCAAGTACCTGATCGCCGCGCTGTTCGCCATCCGCGTCCGGCACGCCGCCCGCACCGCCTGA
- a CDS encoding glycoside hydrolase family 31 protein, protein MRFSSFAVESGGVSAPGGQGPEVRVWGESDVLVVSAPLPGVLRVRLFPEARANALGFPRMPVKRSFALRPDLPGGVTLNAAELDDELLVIGGGLSLRLDRASGAWRVSTGSGATERVLVSALGWSGEAPTQRPALDAERFNLRRTRLNLDAPDGAMYLGFGERVGPLDKRGMHLTFWNTDCFPHHTETDPLYVSVPFTTVLQDGRAHGVFVDESWRMEVDVARAHPHELRWASSGPELDVYVLAGPRPADVLRRYADLTGYAPMPPLWALGAAQSRWGYRTADDLRAVIQGYRDRNLPLDSVYVDIDYMDAYKVWTVSGANFPDLRAFVKEAGAQGVKLVPIVDPGVKLEAGYDVYEEAARGDHLVRTARGDVLVGEVWPDPAVFPDFTRPEVVAWWAGRHKVFADAGIQGQWNDMNEPACFSLRQPRETEGKTLPYDARHGTRTHLEVHNAYANGMSEASRLGYAKFSPQIRPWVLTRAGYAGIQRHATVWTGDNTATWSHLALSLPMIQGLGLSGIPFAAADVGGFAGDTTGELLARWYQAAVGYAFVRNHAALGTADQEPWRFGEAVTDVIRAALDLRYRLLPHLYTLAQGATRTALPVMRPLALHWPADEDAAREDTQYLLGEGLLVAPVLRAGHRRRLVYLPAGRWAAVFNLAQFGPIHAGGQHVVADAPLDTLPLYLRAGTALPVTEPAPHTTSALWARLSWLVHADRAGFVGQLFEDAGDGHAGGRLTRLVGERQGTRLTIRRDAEGDIGTFEQRETMHVLGLGHVRAVQGAASFAYEDGVLRLTLPARWQTVTLDLDEDDEEPGEVDALPVD, encoded by the coding sequence ATGAGGTTCTCTTCGTTCGCGGTGGAGTCGGGTGGGGTGAGCGCGCCGGGTGGGCAGGGGCCGGAGGTGCGCGTGTGGGGCGAGTCGGACGTGCTGGTGGTCAGTGCGCCGCTGCCCGGGGTGCTGCGGGTGCGGCTGTTTCCGGAGGCCCGCGCGAACGCGCTGGGGTTCCCGCGCATGCCGGTCAAACGGAGTTTCGCGCTGCGGCCGGACCTGCCGGGCGGCGTGACGCTGAACGCCGCCGAGCTGGACGACGAGCTGCTGGTGATCGGCGGGGGGTTGTCGCTGCGGCTGGACCGCGCGAGTGGCGCGTGGCGGGTCTCGACGGGCAGCGGCGCGACCGAGCGGGTGCTGGTCAGTGCGCTGGGCTGGTCGGGGGAGGCGCCCACGCAGCGGCCCGCGCTGGACGCCGAGCGCTTCAATCTGCGCCGCACGCGCCTGAACCTGGATGCCCCGGACGGCGCGATGTACCTGGGTTTCGGGGAGCGGGTGGGGCCGCTGGACAAGCGCGGGATGCACCTGACGTTCTGGAACACCGACTGCTTCCCGCACCATACCGAGACGGACCCGCTGTACGTGTCGGTGCCGTTCACGACGGTGCTGCAGGATGGCCGGGCGCACGGGGTGTTCGTGGACGAGTCCTGGCGGATGGAGGTGGACGTGGCGCGCGCGCACCCGCACGAGTTGCGCTGGGCGTCCTCGGGGCCGGAGCTGGACGTGTACGTGCTGGCGGGGCCGCGCCCGGCGGACGTGCTGCGCCGTTACGCGGACCTGACCGGGTACGCGCCCATGCCGCCGCTGTGGGCGCTGGGGGCCGCGCAGAGCCGCTGGGGGTACCGCACGGCGGACGACCTGCGCGCCGTCATCCAGGGCTACCGGGACCGGAATTTGCCGCTGGACAGCGTGTACGTGGATATCGACTACATGGACGCGTACAAGGTCTGGACGGTGAGCGGCGCGAACTTCCCGGACCTGCGGGCGTTCGTGAAGGAGGCGGGCGCGCAGGGCGTGAAGCTCGTGCCGATCGTGGACCCCGGCGTGAAGCTGGAGGCCGGGTACGACGTGTACGAGGAGGCCGCGCGGGGGGATCATCTGGTCCGCACGGCGCGCGGGGACGTCCTGGTGGGTGAGGTCTGGCCTGACCCGGCGGTGTTCCCGGACTTCACGCGGCCCGAGGTGGTCGCGTGGTGGGCCGGGCGGCACAAGGTCTTCGCGGACGCCGGGATTCAGGGGCAGTGGAACGACATGAACGAGCCCGCGTGCTTCAGCCTGCGCCAGCCGCGCGAGACCGAGGGCAAGACCCTTCCGTACGACGCGCGGCACGGCACCCGCACGCACCTGGAGGTCCACAACGCGTACGCGAACGGCATGAGCGAGGCCAGCCGCCTGGGCTACGCGAAGTTCAGTCCGCAGATCCGCCCGTGGGTGCTGACCCGCGCCGGGTACGCCGGGATTCAGCGGCACGCGACCGTCTGGACCGGGGACAACACCGCCACGTGGTCGCACCTGGCCCTGAGCCTCCCGATGATCCAGGGCCTGGGCCTGAGCGGCATTCCGTTCGCGGCAGCGGACGTGGGCGGCTTCGCGGGCGACACGACCGGGGAGCTGCTGGCCCGCTGGTACCAGGCGGCGGTCGGGTACGCCTTCGTGCGCAACCACGCCGCGCTGGGCACCGCCGACCAGGAACCCTGGCGCTTCGGGGAGGCCGTCACGGACGTGATCCGCGCCGCGCTGGACCTGCGCTACCGGCTGCTGCCGCACCTGTACACCCTGGCGCAGGGAGCGACCCGCACGGCCCTGCCGGTCATGCGCCCGCTGGCGCTGCACTGGCCCGCCGACGAGGACGCCGCGCGCGAGGACACCCAGTACCTGCTCGGCGAGGGCCTGCTGGTCGCGCCGGTCCTGCGGGCCGGGCACCGGCGTCGGCTGGTGTACCTCCCGGCGGGGCGCTGGGCGGCGGTGTTCAACCTGGCTCAGTTCGGCCCCATCCACGCGGGCGGGCAGCACGTCGTCGCGGACGCGCCGCTGGACACGCTGCCCCTGTACCTGCGCGCCGGGACGGCCCTGCCGGTCACGGAGCCCGCGCCTCACACCACCTCGGCCCTCTGGGCGCGGCTGTCGTGGCTGGTGCACGCGGACCGCGCCGGGTTCGTGGGTCAGCTGTTCGAGGACGCCGGGGACGGGCACGCGGGCGGGCGCCTGACCCGACTGGTCGGCGAGCGGCAGGGCACGCGCCTGACCATCCGCCGCGACGCTGAGGGCGACATCGGCACCTTCGAGCAGCGGGAGACCATGCACGTCCTGGGGCTGGGGCACGTCCGCGCCGTGCAGGGCGCGGCCAGCTTCGCGTACGAGGACGGCGTGCTGCGCCTGACCCTCCCGGCCCGCTGGCAGACCGTCACCCTGGATCTCGACGAGGACGACGAGGAACCGGGCGAGGTGGACGCCCTCCCGGTGGACTGA
- a CDS encoding dihydrofolate reductase family protein, producing the protein MRPLIVTEFVSLDGVYEEHSPWRAPYDPDDGPFKRDELFASGALLLGRTTYEAFAAYWPTATGAFADRMNALPKYVATSRPGPLGWNATALGPDVPADVQALKSQPGGPLLLYGSGTLAQTLLRRGLVDELRLMVFPLVLGRGKRIFDTLEHLPLTLLATRALGTGVLLLTYGPARP; encoded by the coding sequence GTGCGCCCCCTGATCGTCACCGAATTCGTGTCCCTGGACGGCGTGTACGAGGAACACTCGCCTTGGCGTGCGCCGTACGACCCGGACGACGGGCCGTTCAAACGCGACGAACTGTTCGCCAGCGGCGCGCTGCTGCTGGGCCGCACCACCTACGAGGCCTTTGCGGCGTACTGGCCCACTGCGACCGGTGCGTTCGCGGACCGCATGAACGCCCTGCCCAAGTACGTGGCGACCTCCCGCCCCGGCCCGCTCGGGTGGAACGCCACCGCGCTCGGCCCGGACGTACCAGCGGACGTGCAGGCCCTGAAATCCCAGCCGGGCGGCCCGCTGCTCTTGTACGGCAGCGGCACCCTCGCGCAGACGCTGCTGCGCCGTGGGCTGGTGGACGAACTGCGCCTGATGGTCTTCCCGCTTGTGCTGGGGCGTGGCAAGCGCATCTTCGACACCCTGGAGCACCTCCCCCTGACCCTGCTCGCCACGCGGGCGCTGGGCACGGGTGTCCTCCTGCTCACGTACGGCCCGGCGCGCCCATGA